Part of the Candidatus Brocadia sinica JPN1 genome, CTATTGTTCTGTTTCCAGAAACAGTGCCTCTGGGCAGGTATTCTTGAAAACGTCATGGAAGGCAAGGCTTCGGTTATTGATTTGACCTATCCCCTGAATGAAAACAATGCCTACTGGCCGGTAGGGAACTATACCCCTTTTAAATATGAGGTCATTGCCAACATTAAAAAGGACATGGTATTTTCCGGCAGGTACAGTACACCGGAACACCTGGGAACGCATATTGATGCGCCGAATCATTTTGAATTCAACCAGCCTTCGGTAGATCAAATTCCTTTTGAGCAACTGGTCGGTCCTGCCATTGTTATCGATGTTACAGACAAGGTGGAAAGGAATCCTGATTACGGCCTGTCACAATCGGACATCTTGTTATGGGAAAAGATGAACGGACAAATACCCGATGGGGCTATTGTATTGTTAAATACCGGATGGAGTAAGCGGTGGAATAATTTTGAGGATTACAAAAACAAGGATAATAACGGGTGGATGCACTTTCCTGGCTATTCAAAAGAGGCAACCGGTTTTCTGGTAGAAAAGAGGCATATTAAAGGTGTAGGCATTGATACCCTCAGTGGGGATTGTGGAAACTGCTCGGACTTTCCCGTTCATCATAGTATCAATGGCGCCGGTAAATTCATCCTTGAAAATGTCGCTAATCTCGATAAGTTGCCTCCGAAAGGGGCCACACTCATCATAGCGCCAATTAAGATTGAGGGTGGATCAGGCGGGCAGTGCCGTATCTGGGCTCTGATGCCAAGGTAAATTGTGAATTATCCATCCTCTAAAAATCTGAAATTTACTTGGGGCTTGAGATTTGGGTTTGTATCATAAAAATCTCTTGAGCTACGGTTTTTCTGAATTATGATTGTACGGACTGTCCAATCATCTCCTTGATGTGGTTCAGAAATGCCTCGTTCGGAGCGTAACTTTCCTGAAGTGGGTTTATGATATGGACAGGTGCATAGCAACCGATCTGGTGTAACCTTTCCTGGGTTTTCATGATATCGTCTGTACTGTCATCTGCATAGGTGTTAATTACTATCAGATCGATCCTGGAGACAATTTGCCTTGTTGAACGCTTGATTTTCGTTTCCCTCGGTGTGGCGACAAGGATGCTGAGGTCGGCATCGTGTACATGCAAAAAACTATTTCCCTCCACGATGACCGAGTCATTTTTATTGAAGTACGTTAATGCCTCAGCAATGCCCGTTTTCAGATATTCAGAGTGGGTTTGAAGCCAGACGACCTTCCGGGCGCCAGCATTTTTAAATAAGGCGGTATCTTTGCCGGATTGGTTGATCTGGAGGGGGTCACTGGTGATTATGTACGGACGCTTCATGGTCTCACACACATTACAGTCGGAATGTCTGGGGCAATTACCTTCGTGTTTTGTGGTGATTTTTAAGGCGCAAAAATCTTCCAGGTGTTGCAGTAAAAACCGTGCAACTGTCGTTTTCCCCACGCCGCTGGCTGTGCCGGTAATAGATACAATTCTCATATTTATCAAGTATACTATTTTCTCCCGATTCCCACAACACCTTTTGCCACTTTTTCTTTATCGAGGATAGGAGCGCCAGACCAGACGATCTTTATCTTATTCCCTTTATTTGTGATGCAGGTTAGGGGATAATTGTAAACAGCGCCTTCTTTTAACAGCTTCTCAAAATCCACTCCCTTAAAAAAGTTTTTCTTTTCTTCAAAGATACTATCAACAGGTTTTCCCAGGAGTTCTTCCTTTTTATAGCCAAGAAGTTTTACGGTGGCGTTGTTCATGGTATGTATATTGGCGTGTTCGTCCGTGGTAACGATGACATCCGGAACGACATCTATCAGGTTATTTACGAAGTCTTTTTCCTTTATAAGCGAGGCATTTTCTTCCATCATTTGTTGACGCAAGTCCTGAAGGCGTTTCAGTAACTTATCCGTATTGATCTCGAGTTGGTGTTTTTCAAACCCCCGTTGGATGGTGTTAATGATAGTATCGGGATCGATAGGTTTTGTAATGTAGTCATAGGCGCCGTGCCGGAATGCCTGGATGGCCGATTCTATGCTGGGGCGCGCCGTCATGATGATGACCAGTGTCTTGATGTCCAGCTTTTTGATGTTGTTCAGGAGTTCAATGCCGTCCATGCCTGGCATGTGGAGGTCGGCGATCACAATATCAAAGTGTTTTTGTTTGAACCTTTCGATGGCTTCTTGTCCGTTTTGAGCTATCTCTGCGTGATAACCCTCATCTTCTAATACGCCTTCGGCCAAAAACAATGCCGATTGCATGTCGTCTACCACGAGTATCTTCGGTGGCTTTTCGGGGATTTTTAATTCTCTGGATAATTTTCGTGCTTCCAGAGAACGTTTAATGCAATCATTTACCTCGTCAGGATCGAGAGGTTTTGTAATATAATCAAAGGCGTTGTATTCACTTGCCTCCCGGATGGTTTCGATACTCGGATACCCGGTTATGATGATAACGATCATGTCCGGCATGCGACTTTTTGCTTCTTTGAGTATCTGCATTCCGTCTTTTTTGGGCATCCGGATGTCTGTGATAAGTATATCAAATGGTTCTCCCCTGAGAATCTTCTCAATGCCTTCTTTACTGTCGGTTACTGTTTCCACCTGATACCCTTCATCAGTCAGAGTGTCTTTCAGTAAGTTGCAGATAATTTCTTCGTCGTCAATGACTAAGATTCTTTCACCTGGCATGGCAAATCCTCCCTATTAATTGTGTATATCGTTAGTTATAAAAAAACTCTTATTTTCTCATTCCTGGTATTTTCACCTGCTGCTTCAGTTGGCAGTAAGCATAATTCACAATGGAAATTTGCTGTCTGCCGCCCCTGCATCTTTTTCGTTGTTGTTACGTTGCTTTTGGATTTTCTCCTGTGTCTGTTTAATGGCTACAGGGTAAGGTTATCGTAAAAGTAGTCCCTTTCCCGACCACGCTTTTTACATCGATGCGTCCGCGATGGTTTTGTAAAATCCTGTAAATCATGTAGAGTCCCAATCCGGTTCCTTTACCTGGTTCACGCGTAGTAAAGAATGGTTCGAATATCTTTGTTAAATTTTCTTTGGGGATGCCTTCCCCTGTGTCAGTAAATTCAATTTCAACAGCGAAAGAATGTATTGGCCTTGTAACGATCGTCAGCTTGCCTCCCTGCGGCATGGCCTGTAGTGCATTGATAATTATATCAGTAAAAACTTGTTGTATCTGAGTATGATTTGCACGGATAGTGGGAATGTCTGGGTTTAAAACCTTGTTTAGTTCAACGTTGTGGGATGATAGCTGATTCCCGAACAGTACCAGAGATTCATCAATGACTTCATTCACATTTACGTTCATACTTTCTGTTTCCGATGTGCGGGAGAATTTCAGGAGACCCTCGATGATTTTCTTACAACGCAGGGCGGAATCAGCGATCAGTTTCATTTCTCTGGGGAAGGTCTCGAAGGCCGGGACTTTCCTGAGTTCTTCGTCCTCTGCCTTTTTCATAAGCCTTTTGGCATATCCTAATACACCACTCAGCGGATTGTTGATTTCATGGGCAATGCCGGCAGCCAATTGACCTATACCGGCAAGTTTTCCAGCCTGGATGAGTTGTGCCTGGGTTCTCTTAAATTCCGTGATATCTTTGCTGATTCCAACGGTTCCGATCATATTCCCCGCAGTGTCCTTGAGCTGAGACAGGGTAAGGCTGATATCAACGATCTTCATTTCCCGTGTGATGAACTGGGTTTCCTGATTGGAGACTTTCCCTTCTCTTTTAATCTTTTCTAATAACATTCTGCATTGATCTTGGTTAGTAAATAATCCGGCGAGCAGCTTTCCTGCAATCTCATTTTGTGAGTATCCCAGGATTTCTTCTGCACATTTATTAAATTCTACCACATTATTTTCTATATCTGTGGTAATAATCATGTCAGCAGAATTGTCCAGGATATTTTGCAGGTAGTCCATGGTATGCTTGAGTTTCTGATTTTTCAATTCAAGCTGTTCTTGTATTTTTGCCTTTTCGATAGCAATGGTTGCTTGTGTTGCCAGGAGTCCCAGAATAGAAATATCTCTTTTGGTAAAGATACGTGGTTTGTAATCGTCTACATAAAGGATACCCACAATCCTGTTTTCCGTGGTGAGAGGGGTGGCTACCAGGGAGCGAATGCCTTCAGCCATAATAACTTTTGTGTCGATTGAAGACTCCCCGCTGATGTCGGGTACCACAAATGGCTGTTTTTGTGAGAGGATTTTGCTGGTAAGGCCGCCGGGTCTTACCTTCCAGCGCGTTGTTTTTAACGAAAACTCCGGGCTAAAACCATGTACTGCAGTGAGTTCCAATTCGTTTTTTTCTGCGTTATACAAAGCAAGACTCCCTGCCGGGGTGTTTGTTATTTCCAGGCCACTTCTCACGATGGTTTGAAACACTTCATTCATTTCCCTTGCGGAGGAAAGCATAATCCCAATGCGGTAAAGGGCCTTCTGTTCAGAAAGGCTTTTTTGGATTTCCTCCTCTTTCTTCTTCCTTTCCTCTACCAGGCTCCATATAAGCTTGGCGCTTAAACCACCCAGGATCTCAGTGTTTGCAGGTTTGTTTTTTTCTATATCGATGAGCACTTGTGGATTTCTTGTGACATCGATAATAACGTCCAGATCTTCCCTTTTTATCAATGTTTCATAATGGGAGTAGGCGGGGATGTTGTATTGTCTGGCGATCTTTAGACCTTCGGCATTTTGATTGTGATCAACAACTCCAACAATTTCGATTTCCTTATCTTCGTACAGGATGGATAAAAGGGCAGAACCGCCCTTTCCTGCCCCGATGAGGAGTACCTTCATATTTCACCTTAAGGTTGTGCTGCCGGACTCTGTTGTGGTGAAGGTTGAGAACCTTTTTTGTTGATTAAGTCTTCGTATTCATTGAGATAATAACGGATGGTAGAGAGCACGGGGTTCGCCGCTGTTTGTCCCAGACCACACAAGGACGCTGTTTTGGTAACTTCGGCCAGCTCCTTTAGTAAACCGATATCCTCGTTCCTGCCCTGTCCCTTAGTGATCCGTGTGAGGATGTCGAGCATTCTCTTTGTTCCAATTCTGCATGGCACACACTTTCCACAGGATTCATCCTGGCAAAATTCCATAAAATACCGTGCAATATCGACCATGGAGGCTGAGTCATCCATTACAATAAGACCACCGGAACCCATAATGGCCCCCACCTCTTTTACGGTTTCATAATCGATGGGGAGGTCAAGGTGTTGGGCGGGTACGCATCCGCCGGAAGGGCCTCCCATCTGTGCGGCCTTGAATTTTTTCCGGCCTGGTATACCGCCTCCAATGTCAAAGACGATCTCACGGAGTGTGGTACCCATCGGTACTTCAACAAGACCGGTATTTTTCACGTTGCCTGCCAGGGCGAATATTTTCGTGCCTTTACTGCTTTCTGTGCCAATGGCCTTGTACCATTCAGAACCTTTCAGAAAGATAACGGGTACATTCGCAAAGGTCTCCACATTATTAATGTTTGTCGGTTTTCCCCAAAGACCGCTGGTTGCCGGGAAGGGAGGACGAGGGCGTGGCATGCCTCTCTTTCCTTCTATGGAAGCTATGAGGGCGGTTTCTTCTCCACACACGAAGGCGCCGGCGCCCATTTTAATATCGAGGTCAAAGCTGAAATTTGTTCCAAGGATGTTATTCCCTAAAAGGCCAAGTGACTTGGCTTGTTCTATGGCAATTTTCAGATGATCCACAGCGATGGGGTATTCTGCGCGTACATAGATAATTCCTTTTTGTGATCCGATGGCATAGGCGCCAATGAGCATCCCCTCGATAACCGAATGAG contains:
- a CDS encoding response regulator, whose product is MPGERILVIDDEEIICNLLKDTLTDEGYQVETVTDSKEGIEKILRGEPFDILITDIRMPKKDGMQILKEAKSRMPDMIVIIITGYPSIETIREASEYNAFDYITKPLDPDEVNDCIKRSLEARKLSRELKIPEKPPKILVVDDMQSALFLAEGVLEDEGYHAEIAQNGQEAIERFKQKHFDIVIADLHMPGMDGIELLNNIKKLDIKTLVIIMTARPSIESAIQAFRHGAYDYITKPIDPDTIINTIQRGFEKHQLEINTDKLLKRLQDLRQQMMEENASLIKEKDFVNNLIDVVPDVIVTTDEHANIHTMNNATVKLLGYKKEELLGKPVDSIFEEKKNFFKGVDFEKLLKEGAVYNYPLTCITNKGNKIKIVWSGAPILDKEKVAKGVVGIGRK
- a CDS encoding cyclase family protein, coding for MKMFLKIFMLGLLFCFQKQCLWAGILENVMEGKASVIDLTYPLNENNAYWPVGNYTPFKYEVIANIKKDMVFSGRYSTPEHLGTHIDAPNHFEFNQPSVDQIPFEQLVGPAIVIDVTDKVERNPDYGLSQSDILLWEKMNGQIPDGAIVLLNTGWSKRWNNFEDYKNKDNNGWMHFPGYSKEATGFLVEKRHIKGVGIDTLSGDCGNCSDFPVHHSINGAGKFILENVANLDKLPPKGATLIIAPIKIEGGSGGQCRIWALMPR
- the nuoF gene encoding NADH-quinone oxidoreductase subunit NuoF, with amino-acid sequence MVRIFICTTGCRALGAEEVCRAFKAEIEKQSLTEKIEIVDTGCQGLCARAPVLTIEPMGVFYGRVTETDVPEIISRTILKGEIIERLCYVEAGKRIPYIRDIPFYSKQKRIVLKNCGYIDPKNITEYILRDGYSAFAKVLAGMTPDQVITEMKNSGLRGRGGAGFPTGNKWEFVKKAQGDIKYLICNGDEGDPGAFMDRAVLEGDPHSVIEGMLIGAYAIGSQKGIIYVRAEYPIAVDHLKIAIEQAKSLGLLGNNILGTNFSFDLDIKMGAGAFVCGEETALIASIEGKRGMPRPRPPFPATSGLWGKPTNINNVETFANVPVIFLKGSEWYKAIGTESSKGTKIFALAGNVKNTGLVEVPMGTTLREIVFDIGGGIPGRKKFKAAQMGGPSGGCVPAQHLDLPIDYETVKEVGAIMGSGGLIVMDDSASMVDIARYFMEFCQDESCGKCVPCRIGTKRMLDILTRITKGQGRNEDIGLLKELAEVTKTASLCGLGQTAANPVLSTIRYYLNEYEDLINKKGSQPSPQQSPAAQP
- a CDS encoding ATP-binding protein, with the protein product MKVLLIGAGKGGSALLSILYEDKEIEIVGVVDHNQNAEGLKIARQYNIPAYSHYETLIKREDLDVIIDVTRNPQVLIDIEKNKPANTEILGGLSAKLIWSLVEERKKKEEEIQKSLSEQKALYRIGIMLSSAREMNEVFQTIVRSGLEITNTPAGSLALYNAEKNELELTAVHGFSPEFSLKTTRWKVRPGGLTSKILSQKQPFVVPDISGESSIDTKVIMAEGIRSLVATPLTTENRIVGILYVDDYKPRIFTKRDISILGLLATQATIAIEKAKIQEQLELKNQKLKHTMDYLQNILDNSADMIITTDIENNVVEFNKCAEEILGYSQNEIAGKLLAGLFTNQDQCRMLLEKIKREGKVSNQETQFITREMKIVDISLTLSQLKDTAGNMIGTVGISKDITEFKRTQAQLIQAGKLAGIGQLAAGIAHEINNPLSGVLGYAKRLMKKAEDEELRKVPAFETFPREMKLIADSALRCKKIIEGLLKFSRTSETESMNVNVNEVIDESLVLFGNQLSSHNVELNKVLNPDIPTIRANHTQIQQVFTDIIINALQAMPQGGKLTIVTRPIHSFAVEIEFTDTGEGIPKENLTKIFEPFFTTREPGKGTGLGLYMIYRILQNHRGRIDVKSVVGKGTTFTITLPCSH